A window of bacterium genomic DNA:
CGACACGGAGGTCGCCGGTGAGCCGATCTCGTCGAGCAGCCGCAGGGTATCGGCGGGATCTGAGGACTCGGCCGGCAGCGGCTCGTCGAAAGCATCGAGCGCCGCCAGCGCCCCGGCGCCTGGAAAGACCGGCATCTCGTCGGCCTTACACAAGTAGTCGGTGGCGCGTCGATGTGCTTCGTACAACAGGCTCAGCTCGTCTTCGAGCACGGGTCTCTCCTCGTCTTGATTCAAAGGGTGTCCGCCAGGGATGCGGCACCCGATTCTATGGCCACGCGGATGCCCTCGGAGAATTGGGAGATGGTCAGCTCGACTCCCAAGAGCGATTTCGCAATTTACCTGCCTTGGCCCAGAGGACGGCCATTCTCCGCCTTAGGAGGTAGGAAGGGTTCTCGACCGCGGGGCGCGGTCAGGGCATCAAATCGAAGACCTGGACTTTTCGGAGACTCGTGGCCTGCCGCAGCTACGCGACGCGCCGATTGCCGGAATGTCGACGGTCTGGCGATTCTCTCTTATATCGATCACGACTCGGTCCGGAGACCAATCAACTCTTAGGAGATCAGCGATGAGACGAGGTAAGAACACGGTTGTGAGTCGACTTGGACGACGGAATGCGTCGAAGCTGGTGGCAATCCCGATGATGATGGCGCTTTTGCTGCTCCAGGCGCCGTTCCTGGGAGCCCAGTCGCTGGGAACCGGCGGCGAGGAGCTCGATCGCTCCGGCAAGCCGACGAGCGGGGGCGATGCCACGCTCCATGACCAGTACGGCCGGCCGATCCATGACGCGCGCGGCGAGCGCCTGAGCTACTCGCAGGCCGAGACCGAAGATCTGGCGCCGTTGGCCATCGAGAAATCGGCTCGTACAAGCTCCGCCCAGTCACCCGCGGTGCCATTCAAGAACACCATGACAATCGGCCTCGAATGGCATCGATCGATCTACGGC
This region includes:
- a CDS encoding aspartate aminotransferase family protein; amino-acid sequence: MLEDELSLLYEAHRRATDYLCKADEMPVFPGAGALAALDAFDEPLPAESSDPADTLRLLDEIGSPATSVS